CAAATGACATGTTCTCTTCCTCACCAAACTTAAACTTCTACTCAATTATAGCCTATTTATGGGCATAGGACAAGAAGAACTGCAGACTGTTAGGCACCAACCATAATCTGCCAGCAGATACCAAATTGGTCCTCAAGGTTGGCATAGGCAGGAGCCCAAGGTGTTTCCTGGTATTCAGCAATAATCTTCCGTACATCCCGGCTCAATTTCTCGTAAATACGTCTAGCATTATCCGCCGTATCCACCACAATAGAGGCCGAAAAATTGTAGCCCTGTCGGTATTCAAAGGCAGGATTTTCATCCGAAATCATCAGTCGATGCTCTCCGACCACTAATTCAGCGCTCAAGAGCAAATGTTCGTGCTCCTTGGGACAAGGATGGACAAAGTCTGCCCATTTCTTCAGATTACAGACCTCAGCCTGCAGGGCATCTTGGTAAAACTGGACCGCTTCCACCCCATTTCCATTCGTTACTAGATTGATTTCTAGCGCTTGTATCATT
The sequence above is a segment of the Streptococcus suis genome. Coding sequences within it:
- a CDS encoding VOC family protein codes for the protein MIQALEINLVTNGNGVEAVQFYQDALQAEVCNLKKWADFVHPCPKEHEHLLLSAELVVGEHRLMISDENPAFEYRQGYNFSASIVVDTADNARRIYEKLSRDVRKIIAEYQETPWAPAYANLEDQFGICWQIMVGA